The nucleotide sequence GTTTTACGGGTTCGTCGTACGGTGGGGTATCCCGGTATTTTTTTGACCTGATGTGTTCGTTTGACAATCGCCCGGATATTCAGTTTGAGTTATCATTGCGGTTATCCAATAATGAGTACCTCAATCAGACCTCCTTCAGTTCGCACCTGCGCTATCCCAGGCTGGCTCATCTGCGAAACGTAAACCGGGCCGCGTCGCTTTTCAACCGGTTGTATAGCCTCCAGCGGGTTCAGGCGAGCCAGTTTGATGTCTTCCACCCGACCTATTACCACCGGTATTTTCTGAAGTCTATCGGCAGCAAGCCGTTCGTGATTACGTTTCACGATGCCACCAGTGAGCGATACGGTAAACAGTACCCGGAGGTAGGCGAAGGGCTCTACGAAGCCAAAAAAGAATTGATGAAGCAGGCCAGCCGGATTATTTCAGTATCGGAGTTTTCGAAGCAGGAGATTCTGCGGTTCTTTCCGGTCAAGCCCGAAAAGATCAGCGTGATTCACCTCGGCACAAATTTTTCCAGTTTTTCGGGTCGTCAAACTTTGCGGACGCTCCCCTTTCCGTACCTGCTTTACGTTGGCAAACGAGGGCTCTATAAGAACTTCAGCGGCTTCTTCCGGGCTATTCAACCAGTGCTGAGCCGCCATCCCGATCTGCATCTGGTATGCGCGGGCGGGGGCGCGTTTACCGTCGACGAGCAGGCATCGTTCCAGGCGAGCCAATTAAGCAAGCGCGTTCATTACCAGTTCATTACCGACGACAGCCTGTTTAGTTTATATCAACACGCCCGGGCGTTTGTCTTTCCCTCGCTCAATGAAGGTTTCGGCATTCCGGTGCTGGAAGCCTTCAGCGCGGGTTGTCCGGTGATCCTGAGCGATCGCTCATCGTTACCCGAAGTAGCGACCGATGCCGCCGTGTACTTCGACCCCGAAGCCGACGATTCTATTGCCAGCGCCGTGGAGCGCGTGATTACCAGCGAAGACCTGCGCACGGTGCTTAGCCGACGTGGCACGGAGCGTCTGCGCCAGTTTTCGTGTGAGCAGACCGCCCGGAAAACCCTGGCCGTTTATCAATCTTTAGTGTAAGCCCATGCCTCGTTCTTCTGAATCGCTCCGTTCGTTTGTTACCCAGCCCTTTCAACCTCAGCTCATCAACGATGGTCGGCCGTATCCCAAACTAACGGTTGTGACGCCTTCCTATAACCAGGTGGAGTATCTGGAACGTACGATTCTGAGCGTACTGAACCAGCAGTATCCCAATCTGGAATATTTCATCATGGACGGCGGTTCGACGGACGGTAGTCTGGAGCTCATCAAAAAATACGAACAGTATCTGGCCGGCTGGGTCAGTGAAAAAGACCGCGGCCAGACGGACGCTATCAATAAAGGGTTTCGGCTGGCTACCGGCGACTACCTCGCGTTTCAAAACTCCGACGACGTATTTGCGCCCAATGCATTCGCCCGCGTAGCCGACGCCTGGCGTAAAGCCCCGGATACCGACGTTTTTTTCGGGGACATGTACATTACCGACGAGCAGGACGTTATTCTGGAAGAACTGCGGGCGCCGGAGTTCTGCGCGGAGTGTCATATTTACGAAGGCATGCAGGTATTCAACCAGTCACTGTTTATCCGGCGTAACCGGCTCGAACAGTTTGGATTACTCGACGAAAGTCTGCGGTTTGTCATTGACTACGAAATTGTAGCAAGGCTGGGGGTTCAGCCGGGCGTTCTGTTTCGGCACGTTGATGGCTTCTGGGGTGGATTTCGGGTACAGCCCGACGCCAAATCATCGAACATCGCCAAAACCGTTGGTCTTCAGGAGCACCAGCGGATTAAGGAAAAATACCAGCCGCAGCTGCGTTCGGCGCTGGGTCCCGGGTTCTGGCAACGGTACTGCCGTTTCCGTAAATTAGCGGCCTTCGCCCTTCAGGGGAAGTTTGGCTACGTTCGACACCGGCTGCAACTGCGTCGGGGCCGATTATAGACTGACCGATACTATGAGCAATTTTATCCGCTTTCTGCAAACGCTCGACTACATGCGCCTGGTGGTGGGCATCTGCATTCTTGTGGACGGTTACCCACTCATCTTCTTTTTTCGGGAAACGCTGAAGCTCGCACCGGGCAGTACGGCCTTCACCGCAATTGCGCTGGCGGCAGGTCTGGTTCTGATGATTCCCTTTACAGTGCTGCGCCGGCTTTACCGACCGAATCTGACCATGTTCTGGATGGGAGTCGGTTTTCTCTTGCTCTGTATTTTCTACATGTTTGTGTATAATGGCGTTCCGGGTTTTAAGGAGTACGACAAAGACATGATTTACTTTGCCTATATCTTTATCTTCCTGTTTCTGCTCATTAACATTCCCAACGACGTTATCCGGGTCTTCATCCCCGTCGTTATTCTCTTTACGCTGGTGTCGAACCTGGCGCTGGTGTATTCCCTGATGACCAACCCAAGCTGGGCCATTGGTCAGCGGGCGACGATTACCCTGGGCGATGGCGACGACGGTTCCGGGAACCCCCATGCCTTCGCACGCAATGCTTTCATGGGTGTTATTGCCTGCGTAATCTGGACGGTACGCCCCCAGACCGGGTTTATTTTTCGCTTACTGGCCCTGTTTTCGGCCGTCTTTAACGTAGCAATTCTGGTGCTGACCCAAACACGCTCCAGTATCGTGGCCCTGATTCTGGCGCTGATGTTCTTCATGTTCTTCAACGTCCGGCCCGCCCAGATCCGCTCAACAGTTCGTGGGCTTTTCAAACCCGTCCCTATCATTACCATTATCGTCGGCATTGTTGGACTCATGTTCTTCTTCCGGAGGTATTACGATGCCTACGCGATTCTGTATGGCTACGTAATCGGCTTCGTGGAACGAAATATGGAGAACATTTATGCGCTGCTGGGGATGAAAGTAAAAGGAACCCAGGCCACGCTGGACGCATCGGCGGCAAACCGCTCGGTGAGTGCGCTTTTCTTCTCAAACGTACTGGTTGGACACCTGCACATGCTGATTCTGGGCTTCGGCTACAAATTTCTGTATCTGGACGTGCCGATTATGGAAGCTCTTACGAACATGGGCGTTCTGGGCTTTATTCTTTTCGGCGGACTAAACATCATGATTCTATATCACAGCGTACGGATCATGCGTACTAATCCGAATCCACTGAACACCTTCCTGGCTTACTTCTATATGCTGGTGCTGGTGCAATTGTTTACCAACGGCCGCCCGAACGAAATCGCCTTCTGGTTTCCGCTGGCACTGATGATCCGGTTTATGGGTGTCGAACACCTGTTTCCGGCTTACCTGTCCGACCGCCCAGCCCTGATCGATTCGGAGCAGTTTGAGGTCGTGCCTACTACCCAGGCCACCTGATGCGGATTCTGATTGTTCATAACCTGCTGTGGGCGCACTACAAGTCCAGTGTTTTTCAGGCATTACAACGGTTGGCCGATCAGCAACCCGACGTAACCGTGCATGTCCTGCAGATTGCCCGCAATGAACGCTCCCGCGCTGGTCTGGAAACCGTAACCGATACACACACGCCAACGTATTTATACAGCTACGAACTTCTGTTTGATCGGTTCCTGGAAGATGTAAGTCTGCGTGAACGGGCTGTGGCTCTGTTTCAGCGGGCGAAAGCCTTCCGGCCCGACGTCATCAACCTGACGGGATATTACGATCCGGCTCAGCTGCTGCTGCTGCTATGGGCGAAGGCCAATGGGATTCGGGTCGTTATGCAGAACGAAAGCACGGCCGCCGATCACCAGCGGGGAGGTTTGAAAGAATCGTTCAAGCGGTGGGTGTTTAGCCAGTGCGATGGTTTTTTCTGCTTCGGAAACCAATCCGCCGAATACCTGAACGGCTTAGGCGTTGCGCCGGAAAAAATTCTGCTCCGGAAAAACGCGGTCGACAACCACGCGCTCCGGACCGCCTACGAGCAGGCCCTGACGACCCGCTCTGAACAGCAGACAGCCCTCGGCTTGCGCCCCAATAATTTTATATTCGTTGGGCGTTTAATTGAGTTTAAAAATCTGCCTGCGCTGCTATCGGCCTTTGCCGAAGCCCTGGCGCAATCGGCGAATGCCGCTGACTGGGGCCTGCTTCTGCTGGGCGATGGCGCCGAAAAGGATGCGCTTACCAAACAGATCGCTGCGTTGGGACTGACCGACATCGTACAGATTCTGCCTGGTCGGCCCTGGTTCCTCGTTCCGGATATTCTCGCCCTAAGCAATGTACTGGTGCTGCCGAGCCGTTCAGAGCCGTGGGGACTGGTCGTCAATGAAGCAATGGCCTGCGGCCTGCCCGTCATTGTGTCGGATCGCTGTGGCTGCGTACCCGACCTGGTTCGCGACGGCCAGAATGGGTTTATCTTCTCCCCCGATCAGCCAGCTCTGCTAACCCGCCTACTGCTCCGATTTATGAATAACGAGGTTAACGCCGAACAGATGGGACAGTCCGGACGGCAGACTATTGCTCCTTATGCGCCCGAGGCCGTTGCGCAGGAAATGCTCGATGGGTTTATGAAAATCACCGCGTAAGTGGTTATTTCGCGGCACTTATGCGAATTCTGAATATCTGCGCTTACACCTGGGAAGCTGGTGGTCCGCCCAAAATTATTTTCGACCACACGCAGGTTGCTCTGCGTTACGGCCATCAGGTAGACATTCTCAGTCCAATCTCCCCCGGCGAAAAAGCCTATCCGGTTCCGGAAGGCGCCCGATTGATTCTGTGTCAGCGCACGCCCATTATCAGCCGCTTCTTCCGGGAGGTTTCGGGTGATTTGTACCGCTATCTCCAGAAGCACATTCGCGAATACGACGTCATTCATTGCCACGGTCTATGGCATTTTGGCACCCTGGCTCCGTTTTTGCTCGACCAGACGGTGGCCAAAGTTATAACGATTCACGGTGTACTGGACCGCTGGGTCTACGCTCACAACAACTGGAAAAAGCAGTTGATCGACACGCTCGCGCAGAAGGCTTTTTTACGCCGGGCCGATCTGGTGCAGATCAATAACATCGACGAGCGCGAGGATTTGCTGCGCTACCTGGGCACTCAACATCCCAACGTCGTCATTATCCCAAATGGCGTTAAGATGAGTGATTTTGCGCGGCTTCCCCCCAAAGGAACCTTCCGTAAAAAATTCAATCTCCCCACCGACCGGAAGCTGGTGCTGTTCATGAGCCGCCTGAACGTAAAGAAAGGGCTGGATTTGCTCTTACCTGCCTTTCGGGATTACGTTCAGACCCACCCCGACGCCATACTGGCCTTAGCCGGTTCGGACGATGGGTATGAAGCCACCACCCGACAGTTTATAGAACAGCACAATCTGGGCGATTCCATACGGATGGTGGGGATGCTCACCGGCGATGATAAGAAAGCCGCCCTGGCCGATGCCGATTTGTTTACGCTTCCCTCCTACTCGGAAGGATTTTCGATGGCGGTTCTGGAAGCAATGGCGGCCGGAACGCCTGCGCTCGTTTCGGATCGGGTGGGCTTCGGCGAAACCATCCGGGCGCACGAAGCGGCTGGTTTGTTGGAGGAGCTTACCCCCGAGGGCGTTCGGGCGGGGCTGGAACAGATGCTCAGCGATGACAGCCTGCGCCAGCGCGTCAGCCAGAACGCTACGGCGCTCCTTCGGGCGCAGTATGATATTGACGTTGTAGCCAAGCGG is from Spirosoma taeanense and encodes:
- a CDS encoding glycosyltransferase family 4 protein, producing the protein MTVLYDHQCFTGSSYGGVSRYFFDLMCSFDNRPDIQFELSLRLSNNEYLNQTSFSSHLRYPRLAHLRNVNRAASLFNRLYSLQRVQASQFDVFHPTYYHRYFLKSIGSKPFVITFHDATSERYGKQYPEVGEGLYEAKKELMKQASRIISVSEFSKQEILRFFPVKPEKISVIHLGTNFSSFSGRQTLRTLPFPYLLYVGKRGLYKNFSGFFRAIQPVLSRHPDLHLVCAGGGAFTVDEQASFQASQLSKRVHYQFITDDSLFSLYQHARAFVFPSLNEGFGIPVLEAFSAGCPVILSDRSSLPEVATDAAVYFDPEADDSIASAVERVITSEDLRTVLSRRGTERLRQFSCEQTARKTLAVYQSLV
- a CDS encoding glycosyltransferase family 2 protein, whose translation is MPRSSESLRSFVTQPFQPQLINDGRPYPKLTVVTPSYNQVEYLERTILSVLNQQYPNLEYFIMDGGSTDGSLELIKKYEQYLAGWVSEKDRGQTDAINKGFRLATGDYLAFQNSDDVFAPNAFARVADAWRKAPDTDVFFGDMYITDEQDVILEELRAPEFCAECHIYEGMQVFNQSLFIRRNRLEQFGLLDESLRFVIDYEIVARLGVQPGVLFRHVDGFWGGFRVQPDAKSSNIAKTVGLQEHQRIKEKYQPQLRSALGPGFWQRYCRFRKLAAFALQGKFGYVRHRLQLRRGRL
- a CDS encoding glycosyltransferase; translated protein: MRILIVHNLLWAHYKSSVFQALQRLADQQPDVTVHVLQIARNERSRAGLETVTDTHTPTYLYSYELLFDRFLEDVSLRERAVALFQRAKAFRPDVINLTGYYDPAQLLLLLWAKANGIRVVMQNESTAADHQRGGLKESFKRWVFSQCDGFFCFGNQSAEYLNGLGVAPEKILLRKNAVDNHALRTAYEQALTTRSEQQTALGLRPNNFIFVGRLIEFKNLPALLSAFAEALAQSANAADWGLLLLGDGAEKDALTKQIAALGLTDIVQILPGRPWFLVPDILALSNVLVLPSRSEPWGLVVNEAMACGLPVIVSDRCGCVPDLVRDGQNGFIFSPDQPALLTRLLLRFMNNEVNAEQMGQSGRQTIAPYAPEAVAQEMLDGFMKITA
- a CDS encoding glycosyltransferase, whose product is MRILNICAYTWEAGGPPKIIFDHTQVALRYGHQVDILSPISPGEKAYPVPEGARLILCQRTPIISRFFREVSGDLYRYLQKHIREYDVIHCHGLWHFGTLAPFLLDQTVAKVITIHGVLDRWVYAHNNWKKQLIDTLAQKAFLRRADLVQINNIDEREDLLRYLGTQHPNVVIIPNGVKMSDFARLPPKGTFRKKFNLPTDRKLVLFMSRLNVKKGLDLLLPAFRDYVQTHPDAILALAGSDDGYEATTRQFIEQHNLGDSIRMVGMLTGDDKKAALADADLFTLPSYSEGFSMAVLEAMAAGTPALVSDRVGFGETIRAHEAAGLLEELTPEGVRAGLEQMLSDDSLRQRVSQNATALLRAQYDIDVVAKRLLDEYQKVAKTNRN